A section of the Burkholderia mallei ATCC 23344 genome encodes:
- the murU gene encoding N-acetylmuramate alpha-1-phosphate uridylyltransferase MurU: MTHTLDTAMIFAAGRGERMRPLTDTTPKPLLAAGGKPLIVWQIERLAAAGIRTIVVNHAWLGAQIEAALGDGARWGVRLRYSAEREALETAGGIARALPLIEDGAGAKVFVGVSGDIYTGFDYAALSARADALAGAREPGMHLVMVPNPPFHPAGDFALGDDGVLSLDGAPRATFGNIGLYDTRMFRDLPAGTRRALTPYYRETIAARRATGELYTGAWENVGTPAQLGELDAALKAGR; the protein is encoded by the coding sequence ATGACGCACACACTCGATACGGCGATGATCTTCGCCGCCGGGCGCGGCGAACGGATGCGCCCGCTCACCGACACGACGCCGAAGCCGCTGCTCGCCGCGGGCGGCAAGCCGCTCATCGTCTGGCAGATCGAGCGGCTCGCGGCGGCGGGCATCCGCACGATCGTCGTCAACCATGCTTGGCTCGGCGCGCAGATCGAGGCCGCGCTCGGCGACGGCGCGCGCTGGGGCGTGCGGCTGCGCTATTCGGCCGAGCGCGAGGCCCTCGAGACGGCGGGCGGGATCGCGCGGGCGCTGCCGCTCATCGAGGACGGCGCGGGCGCGAAGGTGTTCGTCGGCGTATCGGGCGACATTTACACCGGTTTCGACTATGCGGCGCTGTCGGCTCGCGCGGACGCGCTTGCCGGCGCGCGCGAGCCCGGCATGCATCTCGTGATGGTGCCCAACCCGCCGTTTCACCCGGCGGGCGACTTCGCGCTCGGCGACGACGGCGTGCTGTCGCTCGACGGCGCGCCGCGCGCGACGTTCGGCAACATCGGGCTCTATGACACGCGGATGTTCCGCGATCTGCCCGCCGGCACGCGCCGCGCGCTCACGCCCTATTACCGCGAGACGATCGCCGCGCGCCGCGCGACGGGCGAGCTCTACACCGGGGCGTGGGAGAACGTCGGCACGCCCGCGCAGCTGGGCGAACTCGACGCGGCGTTGAAGGCCGGCCGCTGA
- a CDS encoding aminoglycoside phosphotransferase family protein, translated as MTQPPADPRLARLTAWLATFADRYALELASLAPASADASFRRYFRVASAAAPGGAAIAVDAPPPEKCREFAQIAQLLDAAGVHVPKVLEHDFDAGFMLVTDLGTRPYISALDPAAPAAARPLMRDALDALIRWQLASREGVLPPFDEAFLRREMALMPEWYVGRHLGKALSDDARGVLDRTFALLAASAKAQPQGYMLRDFMPRNLMIAEPNPGVLDFQDAVYGPLTYDVVSLLRDAFISWDEEFELDCFAYYWEQAKKAGLPVEPDFGEFYRQLEWMGLQRHIKVLGLFARINYRDHKPHYLADLPRFLGYARRVALRYRPLAPFAKLLDDLEGKTADVGYTF; from the coding sequence ATGACGCAGCCCCCAGCCGATCCCCGTCTCGCCCGCCTCACCGCCTGGCTCGCCACTTTCGCCGATCGCTACGCGCTCGAGCTCGCCTCGCTCGCCCCGGCGTCCGCCGACGCGAGCTTTCGCCGCTATTTCCGCGTCGCGAGCGCGGCCGCGCCGGGCGGCGCGGCGATCGCCGTCGACGCGCCGCCGCCGGAGAAATGCCGCGAGTTCGCGCAGATCGCGCAACTGCTCGACGCGGCGGGCGTCCACGTGCCGAAGGTGCTCGAGCACGACTTCGACGCGGGCTTCATGCTCGTCACCGATCTCGGCACGCGCCCGTACATCTCGGCGCTCGATCCCGCCGCGCCCGCCGCCGCGCGGCCGCTGATGCGCGACGCGCTCGACGCGCTGATCCGCTGGCAGCTCGCGTCGCGCGAGGGCGTGCTGCCGCCGTTCGACGAAGCGTTCCTGCGCCGCGAGATGGCGCTGATGCCCGAATGGTACGTCGGCCGGCATCTCGGCAAGGCGCTCTCGGACGACGCGCGCGGCGTGCTCGATCGCACGTTCGCGCTGTTGGCCGCGAGCGCGAAGGCGCAGCCGCAGGGGTACATGCTGCGCGACTTCATGCCCCGCAACCTGATGATCGCGGAGCCGAACCCGGGCGTGCTCGACTTCCAGGACGCCGTGTACGGGCCGCTCACGTACGACGTCGTGTCGCTCCTGCGCGACGCGTTCATCAGTTGGGACGAGGAATTCGAGCTCGACTGCTTCGCGTACTACTGGGAACAGGCGAAGAAGGCGGGGCTGCCCGTCGAGCCGGATTTCGGCGAGTTCTACCGGCAGCTCGAATGGATGGGCCTGCAGCGCCACATCAAGGTGCTCGGGCTGTTCGCTCGAATCAATTACCGCGATCACAAGCCGCACTATCTCGCCGACCTGCCGCGCTTTCTCGGCTACGCGCGCCGCGTCGCGCTGCGCTACCGGCCGCTCGCACCGTTCGCGAAGCTCCTCGACGATCTCGAAGGCAAGACGGCCGACGTCGGCTATACGTTCTGA
- a CDS encoding LPS-assembly protein LptD: protein MPPKTLFPLVPACDAAPRKKRLAVALLAVPGLVPAVSQAQLSGAAAEPQAFGSPWDLRLAPQLDEHPQKQGGKPATFVLADHTNGTAEQDLAAKGAAEIRRGNAAVKADAIHYDQDTDMADAYGKVTVANGGTTFSGPEAHLKVEANQGFMTTPKYRFTATGGTGSAERVQLLDSERSVFTNGTYTGCQCSTNPAWYIKGSEFDFDTGADEGVARNGVLFFQGVPLFGSPWLTFPLSGDRRSGFLPPTFSPFSSTNGFELSLPYYFNIAPNRDLTITPHIISKRGIFTQATFRYLSTNYSGTLTGEYLPDDRVAHRNRYAIFWQHQQNFGNGFGGYVYYNKVSDNLYPEELGSTNQFVNGVQTVYQQEAGLTYNNGPWSVLGRYQHWQTLPPSAAPYGREPQLNVKYTKYNVGGFDFGAEADYSRFRITTADQPEGDRVMFNPYVSYGLYGPGYFFVPKAQLHMASYDLTTTTGGVPGQPKRFTYSIPTLSLDTGLVFDRSVRLFGQDFIQTLEPRLFYVYTPYRNQSNAPLFDTAVSDFGLAEIFTPNTFVGNDRIADANRLTAALTTRFINPTTGDERARFVIAQQYYFTDQRVTLLPTEAPATARHSDLILGASVKLGAGFASETAFQYNVDNNQLVKSSVGFGYSPGERRVINVGYRYTRQNPTLSNEPINQILMSAQWPLTRRLYAVGRLNYDLASSRVVDGLVGFQYDADCWAFGVGVQRYANGLNSSGQQNSSTRVLAQLVLKGLTSIDNGLVTAFRAGVQGYTPLPPAPAPLSRFSNYD, encoded by the coding sequence ATGCCGCCTAAAACGTTATTCCCGCTCGTCCCAGCTTGCGATGCCGCGCCGCGCAAAAAACGGCTCGCGGTCGCGCTTTTGGCCGTACCGGGCCTCGTGCCGGCGGTGTCGCAGGCCCAGCTGTCGGGCGCCGCTGCCGAGCCGCAGGCGTTCGGCTCGCCGTGGGACCTGCGCCTCGCGCCGCAGCTCGACGAGCATCCGCAAAAGCAGGGCGGCAAGCCCGCGACGTTCGTGCTCGCCGATCATACGAACGGCACCGCCGAGCAGGATCTCGCCGCGAAGGGGGCGGCCGAGATCCGCCGCGGCAACGCGGCCGTCAAGGCGGATGCGATCCACTACGATCAGGACACCGACATGGCCGACGCGTACGGCAAGGTCACGGTGGCCAACGGCGGCACGACGTTCTCGGGGCCCGAGGCGCATCTGAAGGTCGAGGCGAATCAGGGTTTCATGACGACGCCGAAGTACCGCTTCACGGCGACGGGCGGCACGGGCAGCGCCGAGCGGGTGCAGCTTCTCGACAGCGAGCGCTCGGTGTTCACGAACGGCACGTACACGGGCTGCCAGTGCTCGACGAATCCGGCGTGGTACATCAAGGGCAGCGAGTTCGATTTCGATACGGGCGCCGACGAGGGCGTCGCGCGCAACGGCGTGCTGTTCTTCCAGGGCGTGCCGCTCTTCGGCAGCCCCTGGCTCACGTTCCCGTTGTCGGGCGATCGGCGCAGCGGCTTCCTGCCGCCGACGTTCTCGCCGTTCAGCTCGACGAACGGCTTCGAGTTGTCGCTGCCGTACTACTTCAACATCGCGCCGAACCGCGATCTGACGATCACGCCGCACATCATCTCGAAGCGCGGGATCTTCACGCAGGCGACGTTCCGCTATCTGTCGACGAACTACTCGGGCACGCTGACGGGTGAATACCTGCCGGACGACCGCGTCGCTCACCGCAACCGCTACGCGATTTTCTGGCAGCACCAGCAGAACTTCGGCAACGGCTTCGGCGGCTACGTTTACTACAACAAGGTCTCGGACAACCTGTATCCCGAAGAGCTCGGCTCGACGAACCAGTTCGTCAACGGGGTCCAGACCGTCTATCAGCAGGAAGCCGGCCTCACGTACAACAACGGGCCGTGGTCGGTGCTCGGCCGCTACCAGCACTGGCAGACGCTGCCGCCGTCGGCCGCGCCTTACGGGCGCGAGCCGCAGTTGAACGTGAAGTACACGAAGTACAACGTCGGCGGCTTCGACTTCGGCGCGGAAGCCGATTATTCGCGCTTCCGGATCACGACGGCGGACCAGCCGGAAGGCGACCGCGTGATGTTCAACCCGTACGTGTCGTACGGGTTGTACGGCCCCGGCTACTTCTTCGTGCCGAAGGCGCAGCTGCACATGGCGTCGTACGACCTGACGACGACGACGGGCGGCGTGCCCGGCCAGCCGAAGCGCTTCACGTACTCGATCCCGACGCTCAGCCTCGACACCGGGCTCGTGTTCGACCGCTCGGTGCGCCTGTTCGGCCAGGACTTCATCCAGACGCTGGAGCCGCGCCTGTTCTACGTGTACACGCCGTACCGGAACCAGTCGAACGCGCCGCTCTTCGACACGGCCGTGTCGGACTTCGGGCTCGCGGAAATCTTCACGCCGAACACGTTCGTCGGCAACGACCGGATCGCCGACGCGAACCGCCTGACGGCCGCCCTCACGACCCGCTTCATCAATCCGACGACGGGCGACGAGCGCGCGCGCTTCGTGATCGCGCAGCAGTATTACTTCACCGATCAGCGGGTGACGCTCCTGCCGACCGAGGCGCCCGCGACCGCGCGGCACTCGGACCTGATCCTCGGCGCGTCGGTCAAGCTCGGCGCGGGCTTCGCGTCGGAGACGGCGTTCCAGTACAACGTCGACAACAACCAGCTCGTGAAGTCGAGCGTGGGCTTCGGCTATAGCCCGGGCGAGCGGCGCGTGATCAACGTCGGCTACCGCTACACGCGGCAGAACCCGACGCTCAGCAACGAGCCGATCAACCAGATCCTCATGTCCGCGCAATGGCCGCTCACGCGGCGGCTCTATGCGGTCGGCCGTCTGAACTACGATCTCGCGAGCAGCCGGGTTGTCGACGGTCTCGTCGGCTTCCAGTACGATGCCGACTGCTGGGCGTTCGGCGTCGGCGTCCAGCGGTACGCGAACGGCCTGAACTCGTCGGGGCAGCAGAATTCGTCGACCCGCGTGCTCGCGCAGCTCGTGCTCAAGGGGCTGACGAGCATCGACAACGGGCTCGTGACCGCGTTCCGCGCCGGCGTGCAGGGCTATACGCCGCTGCCGCCCGCGCCGGCGCCGCTGTCGCGCTTCAGTAATTACGATTAA
- a CDS encoding peptidylprolyl isomerase — MKKTLRFAAVASGLVASLITVAPSASAQALRAQGASLADEVVAVVNNDVITGRELDQRVGLIARRLQQQKAPVPPTDQLRAQVLNQMVLERIQVQRAKDDGIVVDNATVQATLGRLAQANGMQLDQYKARIEAQGVPWDLFVRDARTELMLSKLREKEVDSKITVSDAEVASYIASQRGPNAGSQQDLRLEHIFVKAPANAPQADIDVAQKKAEGLLQQALASGANFERLAKNQSEADDAKKGGDLGFKSPASLPSDVVDAVSKLRPGEVNPTLIRVPDGFEIVRLVERRASQNPAASPKIVQTHVRHILLRVGEGKSESQARQQLIDIRRQIESGGDFEKFARTYSQDGSASQGGDLGWISPGEPVPEFERAMNTLQDGQVSNPVRTEYGYHLIQVLGRRDAEGSVQQQMDIARQAIGQRKAEQAYSDWLRELRDSSYVQIKLPVAQ; from the coding sequence ATGAAGAAAACCCTTCGCTTCGCGGCTGTCGCATCCGGTCTGGTCGCGTCGCTCATCACGGTCGCGCCGTCGGCGTCCGCGCAGGCGTTGCGCGCGCAGGGCGCGTCGCTCGCCGACGAGGTGGTCGCCGTCGTCAACAACGACGTGATCACCGGGCGCGAGCTCGATCAGCGCGTCGGCCTGATCGCGCGCCGCCTGCAGCAGCAGAAGGCGCCCGTGCCGCCGACGGACCAGTTGCGCGCGCAGGTGCTCAACCAGATGGTGCTCGAGCGTATCCAGGTTCAGCGGGCGAAGGACGACGGTATCGTCGTCGACAACGCAACCGTGCAGGCGACGCTCGGCCGCCTCGCGCAGGCGAACGGCATGCAGCTCGACCAGTACAAGGCGCGCATCGAGGCGCAGGGCGTGCCGTGGGATCTGTTCGTGCGCGACGCGCGCACCGAGCTGATGCTCTCGAAGCTGCGCGAGAAGGAAGTCGACAGCAAGATCACCGTGTCGGACGCCGAGGTGGCGAGCTATATCGCGAGCCAGCGCGGCCCGAACGCGGGCTCGCAGCAGGATCTGCGGCTCGAGCACATCTTCGTGAAGGCGCCGGCCAACGCGCCGCAGGCCGACATCGACGTCGCGCAGAAGAAGGCCGAAGGCCTGCTGCAGCAGGCTCTCGCGTCGGGCGCCAATTTCGAGCGGCTCGCGAAGAACCAGTCGGAAGCCGACGACGCGAAAAAGGGCGGCGATCTCGGCTTCAAGTCGCCGGCATCGCTGCCGTCCGACGTCGTCGACGCCGTGTCGAAGCTGCGTCCCGGCGAGGTCAACCCGACGCTCATCCGCGTGCCGGACGGCTTCGAGATCGTGCGCCTCGTCGAGCGCCGCGCGAGCCAGAATCCGGCCGCGTCGCCGAAGATCGTGCAGACGCACGTGCGCCACATCCTGCTGCGCGTCGGCGAAGGCAAGTCGGAATCGCAGGCGCGCCAGCAACTGATCGACATCCGCCGGCAGATCGAATCGGGCGGCGATTTCGAGAAGTTCGCGCGCACCTACTCGCAGGACGGCTCGGCGTCGCAAGGCGGCGACCTCGGCTGGATCAGCCCCGGCGAGCCGGTGCCCGAATTCGAGCGTGCGATGAACACGCTGCAGGACGGCCAGGTCAGCAACCCGGTGCGCACCGAGTACGGCTACCACCTGATCCAGGTGCTCGGCCGCCGCGACGCGGAAGGCTCGGTGCAGCAGCAGATGGACATCGCGCGTCAGGCGATCGGCCAGCGCAAGGCCGAGCAGGCGTATTCCGACTGGCTGCGCGAGCTGCGCGACTCGTCGTACGTGCAGATCAAGCTGCCCGTCGCCCAGTAA
- the pdxA gene encoding 4-hydroxythreonine-4-phosphate dehydrogenase PdxA, translating into MSDRPQPLRIAITTGEPAGVGPELTARALADAATRWPDARFTVLGDASLIAARAAAVGLDWTRMTAAGGGAHVANAHVANAHVAVAHRALAAPAEAGKLNPANGRYVLDLLDAAIDGALAGEYDAIVTAPLQKSTINDAGVPFTGHTEYLAERTRTPHVVMMLAGTGERPLRVALATTHLPLRDVSAALTIDGLADTLSIIDRDLRGSFGLAAPRILVTGLNPHAGEHGYLGREEIDVIEPALERARAAGIDARGPYPADTLFQPRYLEHADCVLAMFHDQGLPVLKYATFGEGINVTLGLPIIRTSVDHGTALDLAGTGRADPGSLVAAIDTAVTMARHRRAG; encoded by the coding sequence ATGTCCGACCGTCCGCAGCCGCTGCGCATCGCGATCACGACCGGCGAGCCGGCCGGCGTCGGCCCCGAGCTGACGGCCCGCGCGCTCGCCGACGCGGCGACGCGCTGGCCGGACGCGCGCTTCACGGTGCTCGGGGACGCGAGCCTGATCGCCGCGCGCGCGGCGGCGGTCGGCCTCGATTGGACGCGCATGACGGCGGCGGGGGGCGGTGCGCATGTCGCCAACGCGCACGTCGCCAACGCGCACGTCGCCGTCGCGCATCGCGCGCTTGCCGCGCCCGCCGAGGCGGGCAAGCTGAATCCGGCGAACGGGCGCTACGTGCTCGATCTGCTCGATGCGGCGATCGACGGCGCGCTCGCCGGCGAATACGACGCGATCGTCACCGCGCCGCTGCAAAAGAGCACGATCAACGACGCCGGCGTGCCTTTTACCGGCCACACCGAATATCTCGCCGAGCGCACGCGCACGCCGCACGTCGTGATGATGCTCGCCGGCACGGGCGAGCGGCCGCTGCGCGTCGCGCTCGCGACGACGCACCTGCCGCTCAGGGATGTGTCGGCCGCGCTGACGATCGACGGTCTCGCCGATACGCTGTCGATCATCGATCGCGATCTGCGCGGCAGCTTCGGCCTTGCCGCGCCACGCATCCTCGTCACGGGGCTCAATCCCCATGCGGGCGAGCACGGCTATCTCGGCCGCGAGGAAATCGACGTGATCGAGCCGGCGCTCGAGCGCGCGCGGGCGGCGGGCATCGACGCGCGCGGGCCGTACCCGGCCGATACGCTGTTCCAGCCGCGTTACCTCGAGCACGCGGATTGCGTGCTCGCGATGTTTCATGATCAGGGGCTGCCGGTCCTCAAGTACGCGACGTTCGGCGAAGGCATCAACGTCACGCTCGGCCTGCCGATCATCCGCACGTCGGTCGATCACGGCACCGCGCTCGATCTCGCCGGCACCGGCCGGGCCGATCCGGGCAGCCTCGTCGCCGCGATCGACACCGCCGTGACGATGGCGCGCCATCGGCGCGCGGGCTGA
- the rsmA gene encoding 16S rRNA (adenine(1518)-N(6)/adenine(1519)-N(6))-dimethyltransferase RsmA, translated as MSNSRQHQGHFARKRFGQNFLVDHGVIDAIVAAIRPERGERMVEIGPGLGALTGPVIARLATPGSPLHAVELDRDLIGRLEQRFGELLELHAGDALTFDFGSIARPGDEPSLRIIGNLPYNISSPLLFHLMSFAPVVIDQHFMLQNEVVERMVAEPGTKAFSRLSVMLQYRYVMDKLIDVPPESFQPPPKVDSAIVRMIPHAPHELPAVDPAVLGEVVTAAFSQRRKMLRNTLGGYRDLVDFDALGFDLARRAEDIGVDEYVRVAQAVASARASG; from the coding sequence ATGTCGAACAGCAGACAGCACCAAGGGCATTTCGCGCGCAAGCGCTTCGGGCAGAACTTTCTCGTCGATCACGGCGTGATCGATGCGATCGTCGCGGCGATTCGTCCCGAGCGCGGCGAGCGGATGGTCGAGATCGGGCCGGGCCTCGGCGCGCTCACCGGGCCCGTGATCGCGCGGCTCGCGACGCCCGGCTCGCCGCTGCACGCGGTCGAGCTCGACCGCGACTTGATCGGCCGCCTCGAGCAGCGCTTCGGCGAGCTGCTCGAGCTGCACGCGGGCGACGCGCTCACGTTCGACTTCGGCTCAATCGCGCGGCCGGGCGACGAGCCGTCGCTGCGGATCATCGGCAACCTGCCGTACAACATCTCGAGCCCGCTGCTGTTCCATCTGATGTCGTTCGCGCCCGTCGTGATCGATCAGCACTTCATGCTGCAGAACGAGGTGGTCGAGCGGATGGTCGCCGAACCGGGCACGAAGGCGTTCAGCCGGCTGTCGGTGATGCTTCAGTACCGCTACGTGATGGACAAGCTGATCGACGTGCCGCCGGAGTCGTTCCAGCCGCCGCCGAAGGTCGATTCGGCGATCGTGCGGATGATCCCGCATGCGCCGCACGAGTTGCCGGCCGTCGATCCGGCGGTGCTCGGCGAAGTCGTGACGGCTGCGTTCTCGCAGCGCCGCAAGATGCTGCGCAACACGCTCGGCGGGTATCGCGATCTCGTCGATTTCGATGCGCTCGGCTTCGATCTCGCGCGCCGCGCGGAAGACATCGGTGTCGACGAGTACGTGCGCGTCGCACAGGCGGTGGCTTCGGCGCGGGCGAGCGGCTGA
- the gloA gene encoding lactoylglutathione lyase — translation MRLLHTMLRVGDLDRSIKFYTELLGMKLLRRQDYPDGKFTLAFVGYGDERDHTVIELTHNWDTKSYELGTGFGHLALEVEDAYKACEQIKAQGGKVTREAGPMKHGTTVIAFVEDPDGYKIEFIQRNAH, via the coding sequence ATGCGTTTGCTTCACACGATGCTGCGAGTCGGCGATCTCGACCGCTCGATCAAGTTCTACACCGAGCTGCTCGGCATGAAATTGCTGCGCCGCCAAGATTATCCGGACGGGAAGTTCACGCTCGCGTTCGTCGGCTATGGCGACGAGCGGGACCACACGGTCATCGAGCTCACCCACAACTGGGACACGAAATCGTACGAGCTCGGCACGGGCTTCGGCCATCTGGCGCTCGAAGTCGAAGACGCGTACAAGGCGTGCGAGCAGATCAAGGCGCAGGGCGGCAAGGTCACGCGCGAGGCCGGCCCGATGAAGCACGGCACGACGGTGATCGCGTTCGTCGAGGATCCGGACGGCTACAAGATCGAGTTCATCCAGCGCAACGCTCACTGA
- a CDS encoding M48 family metallopeptidase, producing MPKRPRPRPAVVALDHRQLDLPLFDGPAASPSPASPPAAPPASSATPPEADRSRRRTLALDGRALEYKLKRSARRTIGFAIDGSGLTITAPRWVTLADIEAAIAEKRRWIFNKLAEWQTRAEQRALPQIDWKEGAQIPYLGKPVSIALASAKGALSFDPLAATLELGLPAHASEQQIKDRVQGWLQGEAKRIFGERLVVYAEKLGVTYSMYALSSAATRWGSCSSDGKIRLNWRLIHFPMSIVDYVVAHELSHLREMNHSPAFWQTVESIFPEFREARHTLKHHPPELLPAL from the coding sequence ATGCCGAAGCGTCCCAGGCCACGGCCGGCCGTCGTGGCTCTCGATCACCGCCAGCTCGACCTGCCGCTCTTCGACGGGCCGGCCGCCTCGCCGTCCCCCGCTTCCCCGCCCGCCGCACCGCCCGCCTCGTCCGCGACGCCGCCTGAAGCCGACCGCTCCCGCCGCCGCACGCTCGCGCTCGACGGCCGCGCGCTCGAATACAAGCTCAAGCGCTCCGCGCGCCGCACGATCGGCTTCGCGATCGACGGCAGCGGGCTCACGATCACCGCGCCGCGCTGGGTGACGCTCGCCGACATCGAAGCGGCGATCGCCGAGAAGCGCCGCTGGATCTTCAACAAGCTCGCCGAATGGCAGACGCGCGCCGAGCAGCGCGCGCTACCGCAGATCGACTGGAAGGAAGGCGCGCAGATTCCGTATCTCGGCAAGCCCGTGAGCATCGCGCTCGCGTCGGCGAAGGGCGCGCTCAGCTTCGATCCGCTCGCCGCGACGCTCGAGCTCGGGCTGCCCGCGCATGCGAGCGAGCAGCAGATCAAGGATCGCGTGCAGGGCTGGCTGCAGGGCGAGGCCAAGCGGATCTTCGGCGAGCGGCTCGTCGTGTACGCGGAGAAGCTCGGCGTCACGTATTCGATGTATGCGCTGTCGTCGGCCGCGACGCGCTGGGGCAGTTGCTCGAGCGACGGCAAGATCCGCCTGAACTGGCGGCTCATCCACTTCCCGATGTCGATCGTCGATTATGTCGTCGCGCACGAGCTGTCGCATCTGCGCGAGATGAACCATAGCCCGGCGTTCTGGCAGACGGTCGAATCGATCTTTCCGGAATTCCGCGAAGCGCGGCACACGCTCAAGCATCATCCGCCGGAGCTGCTGCCGGCGCTTTGA
- a CDS encoding lysophospholipid acyltransferase family protein, whose product MRFVRSLLLFVYFIVYTVPYATACFIAFPFMRPNARYWMAVGWCKSTLFVARWLTGIRYRVEGYENLPDGPAVLLPKHQSAWETIALPALMPKPLCYVFKRELLYVPFFGWALGMLHMVHINRKDGKNAFDSVIRQGRKRMAEGAWVIMFPEGTRTPVGSQGKYKTGGARFAIGAGAPVVPIAHNAGRVWPRNSFTKYPGTVTVSIGQPIDTQGLTPDQLNERVENWIEAEMRRIDPHAYRHERDGARGAARASDAAHP is encoded by the coding sequence ATGCGCTTCGTCCGCTCCCTGCTGCTGTTCGTCTATTTCATCGTCTATACGGTGCCGTACGCCACCGCATGCTTCATCGCGTTCCCGTTCATGCGGCCGAACGCGCGCTACTGGATGGCGGTCGGCTGGTGCAAATCGACGCTGTTCGTCGCGCGCTGGCTCACGGGTATCCGGTACCGCGTCGAAGGCTACGAGAACCTGCCCGACGGCCCGGCCGTGCTGCTGCCGAAGCATCAGTCCGCATGGGAGACGATCGCGCTGCCCGCGCTGATGCCCAAGCCGCTCTGCTACGTGTTCAAGCGCGAGCTGCTGTACGTGCCGTTCTTCGGCTGGGCGCTCGGGATGCTGCACATGGTCCACATCAACCGCAAGGACGGCAAGAACGCATTCGATTCGGTGATCCGCCAGGGCCGCAAGCGGATGGCGGAAGGCGCGTGGGTCATCATGTTCCCCGAGGGGACGCGCACGCCGGTCGGCAGCCAGGGCAAGTACAAGACGGGCGGCGCGCGCTTCGCGATCGGCGCCGGCGCGCCCGTCGTGCCGATCGCGCACAACGCCGGGCGCGTGTGGCCGCGCAACTCGTTCACGAAGTACCCCGGCACCGTCACGGTGTCGATCGGCCAGCCGATCGACACGCAAGGCCTCACCCCCGACCAATTGAACGAACGCGTCGAAAACTGGATCGAAGCGGAAATGCGCCGCATCGATCCGCACGCGTACCGGCACGAGCGCGACGGCGCACGCGGCGCCGCCCGCGCGTCCGACGCCGCGCATCCCTGA
- the gmhB gene encoding D-glycero-beta-D-manno-heptose 1,7-bisphosphate 7-phosphatase, translated as MPTSLSKKLVVLDRDGVINVDSDVFIKSPDEWIPLPGSLEAIARLNHAGYRVVVATNQSGIGRGLFDMATLNAMHLKMHRAAAAVGGRIDAVFFCPHTADDHCDCRKPKPGMMKLIAERFEIDPADTPVVGDSLRDLQAGEALGFRPHLVLTGKGKKALAAGGLPEGTRVHDDLRAFALDFLSEEHE; from the coding sequence ATGCCGACCAGTCTCAGCAAGAAACTCGTCGTCCTCGATCGGGACGGCGTCATCAACGTCGATTCGGACGTGTTCATCAAGTCGCCCGACGAATGGATCCCGCTGCCCGGCAGCCTCGAGGCGATCGCGCGGCTCAATCACGCGGGCTACCGCGTCGTCGTCGCGACGAACCAGTCGGGCATCGGCCGGGGCCTGTTCGACATGGCGACGCTGAACGCGATGCACCTGAAGATGCATCGCGCGGCGGCCGCCGTCGGCGGGCGGATCGACGCGGTGTTCTTCTGCCCGCACACGGCCGACGACCATTGCGACTGCCGCAAGCCGAAGCCCGGGATGATGAAGCTGATCGCGGAGCGCTTCGAGATCGATCCGGCGGATACGCCGGTGGTCGGCGATTCGCTGCGCGACCTGCAGGCGGGCGAGGCGCTCGGCTTTCGGCCGCATCTCGTGCTGACGGGCAAGGGCAAGAAGGCGCTCGCCGCGGGCGGGCTGCCGGAAGGCACGCGCGTGCACGACGATCTGCGCGCGTTCGCGCTCGATTTCCTTTCCGAAGAACACGAGTGA